In a single window of the Vibrio celticus genome:
- the uhpB gene encoding signal transduction histidine-protein kinase/phosphatase UhpB, protein MRSYLATSLCGVFMAGCAWFCLWVIAFYFINDPELAILLFPFSLRLGMTLHTRIHYWPAIYIAEWGLAIALALLLDEPQWLTILIASGLSIPATLIAKRYYSGDQNRHLLVMASLIMVTASINVAVVGSHVPAVYMVWLASITGGLMLVPMCYLVWNYLFQNKWAPLSSYLINNVVEFKIRHIALYSVLLVASILIQTSLPDELRRFAPFCMAIPIILLAVRYGWQGALLATMLNSVALIAAHSGTSKLEITDLLLSLSAQTITGILLGLAVQKQKDLNSKLRSELSRNQNLSRQLVTAEESVRRDIARELHDEIGQNITAIRTQASIIKRVDAAEMSVRCAGTIESLSLNVYDTTKRLLTKLRPKMLDDLDLKDSVEQLIREMEFSDHGVDIQLNWQGDYSCLSDTLKVTLFRLCQESLNNASKYANASEIKIELILGDQADLQITDNGVGFTAQDLLKGMGVRGMQERVQALGGKMTINANGSSSGTNISVTLPKV, encoded by the coding sequence ATGCGCTCCTATCTAGCCACCTCCCTGTGTGGGGTTTTTATGGCTGGCTGTGCATGGTTCTGTTTATGGGTTATTGCTTTCTATTTCATTAATGATCCTGAGTTAGCCATTCTGCTTTTCCCGTTTTCACTTCGACTGGGAATGACGCTGCACACTCGCATTCACTATTGGCCTGCTATCTATATTGCCGAGTGGGGGCTTGCGATCGCTTTAGCTCTGCTACTTGATGAACCTCAATGGCTGACGATCCTTATCGCCAGTGGATTGAGTATTCCTGCCACTCTCATTGCCAAGCGTTATTATTCTGGTGACCAGAATCGTCACTTGCTAGTGATGGCGAGCTTAATCATGGTCACCGCATCAATTAACGTTGCTGTGGTGGGTTCTCATGTACCAGCCGTTTACATGGTGTGGTTAGCGAGTATCACGGGTGGACTGATGCTGGTGCCTATGTGTTATCTGGTCTGGAACTATCTATTCCAAAATAAGTGGGCGCCACTGAGCTCTTACTTAATCAACAATGTCGTTGAGTTCAAAATTCGTCACATCGCTTTATATAGCGTCTTGTTGGTCGCCAGTATTTTAATACAAACCAGTTTGCCTGATGAATTAAGGCGCTTCGCCCCGTTCTGTATGGCGATCCCTATTATCTTACTCGCCGTTCGTTATGGATGGCAAGGTGCTCTGCTTGCAACAATGCTAAATAGTGTCGCGTTGATTGCTGCTCACAGCGGAACATCCAAACTCGAAATTACCGACTTGCTCTTGTCTCTGTCTGCTCAAACCATCACAGGCATATTGCTTGGTTTAGCGGTTCAAAAGCAGAAAGATCTCAACTCCAAATTGCGAAGTGAACTCTCCAGAAATCAAAACCTTTCACGTCAGTTAGTGACCGCTGAAGAGTCGGTTCGTCGTGATATTGCGCGTGAACTGCATGATGAAATCGGCCAAAACATCACGGCAATTCGTACTCAGGCAAGCATTATTAAACGCGTTGATGCCGCTGAGATGAGCGTTCGCTGTGCGGGTACCATTGAGTCATTGTCTTTGAATGTTTATGACACCACCAAACGTCTACTTACAAAATTAAGACCTAAGATGTTGGACGATCTGGATCTAAAAGATTCTGTGGAACAGCTTATTCGAGAGATGGAGTTTTCGGATCACGGCGTTGATATCCAGTTAAATTGGCAAGGTGATTACTCGTGTTTGAGTGACACGCTCAAGGTCACTCTCTTCCGACTGTGCCAAGAATCTCTAAACAATGCCTCTAAATACGCCAACGCGAGCGAGATTAAAATTGAACTGATTTTAGGTGACCAAGCTGACCTTCAGATCACAGATAATGGCGTTGGTTTTACAGCGCAAGATCTTCTCAAAGGAATGGGGGTTCGTGGTATGCAAGAGCGTGTTCAGGCACTCGGCGGCAAGATGACAATCAACGCTAATGGGTCATCTTCGGGCACCAATATCAGCGTTACATTACCTAAAGTGTGA
- the uhpA gene encoding transcriptional regulator UhpA, whose translation MINVALVDDHVIVRSGFAQLLSLEADITVVGEFNSAAEARLGLPSCHPDVVILDISMQDESGLSLLEEIPSGIASIMLSVHDSPAMVEKSLELGAKGYLSKRCSPDELIQAVHTSANGGCYLTPDIAIKLATPMKNKASLNQLTRRESEVCQLLATGLDVKSIAVELGVSHKTVHVHRANAMDKLNVKNNVELAKLFTQDQY comes from the coding sequence ATGATTAATGTTGCGCTTGTTGATGACCACGTCATTGTTCGATCTGGCTTTGCTCAATTACTCAGTCTTGAAGCTGATATTACGGTCGTGGGGGAATTCAACTCTGCGGCAGAAGCGCGCCTCGGATTACCAAGTTGTCACCCTGATGTCGTGATCTTAGATATCTCAATGCAAGACGAAAGTGGCCTGAGCTTATTGGAAGAGATTCCATCTGGCATTGCCAGCATCATGTTGAGCGTTCATGACTCTCCGGCGATGGTTGAGAAGTCATTAGAGTTAGGAGCCAAAGGTTATCTCAGCAAGCGCTGTAGCCCTGATGAGTTAATTCAAGCCGTACACACGAGCGCAAATGGTGGCTGTTATCTCACGCCCGATATCGCAATAAAGCTTGCGACACCCATGAAGAATAAAGCCTCTTTAAATCAACTCACCCGCCGAGAAAGCGAAGTGTGTCAGTTATTGGCAACAGGGCTCGATGTGAAATCTATCGCCGTTGAGCTAGGGGTTAGCCATAAAACGGTGCATGTACACCGTGCCAATGCCATGGACAAACTCAATGTTAAGAACAACGTCGAGTTAGCTAAATTGTTCACACAAGACCAGTACTAA